In the Gossypium raimondii isolate GPD5lz chromosome 9, ASM2569854v1, whole genome shotgun sequence genome, one interval contains:
- the LOC105799699 gene encoding uncharacterized protein LOC105799699 isoform X1, translating into MMQTEQQPQHQNQLTVQNSGSLSFSSHLSKEDEEISKSALSTFRAKEEEIERKKMEVREKVQLQLGRVEEETKRLASIREELEALADPMRKEVAVVRKKIDAVNKELKPLGHTCQKKEREYKEALEAFNEKNKEKVQLITKLMEIEQLVSESERLRMKKLEELSKNVDSLH; encoded by the exons ATGATGCAGACTGAGCAGCAGCCTCAGCACCAAAATCAGTTAACGGTTCAAAACTCTGGGAGTCTCAGCTTTAGCAGTCATTTGTCTAAGGAAGATGAGGAGATCTCAAAGTCTGCGCTTTCTACTTTCAGAGCCAAAGAAGAGGAGATTGAAAGGAAGAAGATGGAGGTTAGAGAAAAAGTTCAGCTTCAGTTAGGCCGTGTTGAAGAGGAAACGAAACGTTTGGCCTCGATTCGTGAG GAGCTTGAAGCACTGGCAGATCCTATGAGGAAGGAAGTTGCTGTGGTCCGAAAGAAGATTGATGCAGTTAACAAAGAATTGAAGCCACTAGGCCACACCTGCcagaaaaag GAAAGGGAATACAAGGAAGCCCTCGAGGCGTTTAATGAGAAGAACAAGGAAAAAGTACAGCTAATCACAAAATTAATGGA GATTGAACAGCTGGTGAGCGAAAGTGAGAGGTTGAGGATGAAGAAGCTGGAAGAGCTGAGTAAGAACGTAGATTCCTTGCACTAA
- the LOC105799699 gene encoding uncharacterized protein LOC105799699 isoform X2 encodes MMQTEQQPQHQNQLTVQNSGSLSFSSHLSKEDEEISKSALSTFRAKEEEIERKKMEVREKVQLQLGRVEEETKRLASIREELEALADPMRKEVAVVRKKIDAVNKELKPLGHTCQKKEREYKEALEAFNEKNKEKVQLITKLMELVSESERLRMKKLEELSKNVDSLH; translated from the exons ATGATGCAGACTGAGCAGCAGCCTCAGCACCAAAATCAGTTAACGGTTCAAAACTCTGGGAGTCTCAGCTTTAGCAGTCATTTGTCTAAGGAAGATGAGGAGATCTCAAAGTCTGCGCTTTCTACTTTCAGAGCCAAAGAAGAGGAGATTGAAAGGAAGAAGATGGAGGTTAGAGAAAAAGTTCAGCTTCAGTTAGGCCGTGTTGAAGAGGAAACGAAACGTTTGGCCTCGATTCGTGAG GAGCTTGAAGCACTGGCAGATCCTATGAGGAAGGAAGTTGCTGTGGTCCGAAAGAAGATTGATGCAGTTAACAAAGAATTGAAGCCACTAGGCCACACCTGCcagaaaaag GAAAGGGAATACAAGGAAGCCCTCGAGGCGTTTAATGAGAAGAACAAGGAAAAAGTACAGCTAATCACAAAATTAATGGAG CTGGTGAGCGAAAGTGAGAGGTTGAGGATGAAGAAGCTGGAAGAGCTGAGTAAGAACGTAGATTCCTTGCACTAA